From the Musa acuminata AAA Group cultivar baxijiao chromosome BXJ1-2, Cavendish_Baxijiao_AAA, whole genome shotgun sequence genome, one window contains:
- the LOC135595668 gene encoding uncharacterized protein LOC135595668: MAMIGSILHLHAISNGLYHGSLSFPTSSAAKIQRRRGSLRVMGDQCRGGPNGRGEYRHGETLLCSVAPFPLLLAATLPGAEAVRSAFEPFVELVKTWNLPDWLVHWGHPGNMAVVLFAMGGYGSYLGLRIRLSNDAEEKAKAKDLHPKLLGGMFLFFALGATGGITALLTSDKPIFESPHAVTGFIGLALLTIQSLLPTLFEENPGMRTVHGLLGSSIMTLFVLHAALGLQLGLSF; the protein is encoded by the exons ATGGCGATGATTGGCTCCATTCTTCATCTCCACGCCATTTCCAATGGCCTTTATCACGGAAGTCTTTCTTTTCCCACTTCTTCCGCCGCTAAAATACAGAGGAGGAGAGGGAGTTTGAGAGTGATGGGCGACCAATGCAGAGGGGGACCTAATGGAAGAGGAGAATATAGGCATGGAGAGACGCTGTTGTGCTCCGTCGCACCATTTCCCCTTCTGCTTGCGGCCACGCTCCCTGGAG CTGAGGCAGTAAGATCTGCTTTTGAGCCATTTGTTGAGCTTGTGAAGACTTGGAATCTTCCTGATTGGCTTGTGCACTGGGGTCATCCAGGAAATATG GCTGTTGTTCTCTTTGCAATGGGCGGTTATGGATCATATCTGGGATTGAGAATAAGATTGTCAAATGATGCA GAGGAAAAAGCCAAGGCGAAGGACCTGCATCCGAAGCTCCTTGGAGGCATGTTTTTATTCTTTGCTCTTGGGGCTACCGGGGGGATAACAGCTTTACTGACTTCTGACAAACCAATTTTTGAGag TCCTCATGCTGTCACTGGATTTATCGGCCTGGCCCTGTTGACGATTCAGTCTCTTTTACCAACCTTGTTTGAG GAGAATCCAGGTATGAGGACCGTCCACGGGCTCCTTGGGAGCAGTATCATGACACTCTTTGTACTCCACGCAGCCCTTGGCCTTCAGCTTGGCCTCAGCTTTTAG